In the Pseudomonadota bacterium genome, AAGAGGCAGTGTCAATTTTTTCATTATTTTTTTTGCTTCTTCCATTTCTGCTTTTGTCATTTTCTCGAAATCTAGTTCGCGTAGCATTTCATTCTGGCTCCAGGTCATAACTGAATCGAATTGTTTTTCTGATTCATGTGCATCTAATTGTTCATTGAGGTGATGATAATCTGGGAATGCCTCAGCCAATCTGGGTAGAATTGCTTCTGCTTCATCTACAGCATCGTCTGCTGAGGGAAGAGCAAGGGACAACATACGCTCTAGGAATTTTGGATTACGCCAAAAAATGTGGAACGCCTGATTGAACACCTCCATTTGATCATGTCGATTTACAAACACGGCGTTCAGACACCAGTAAAAATCCGAACGTTGTGAAAGCTCTATTTTGTTAACCGCTGCGATCGCATCAATTACACTTCCCGGCCCAATAGGTAATCCCGCTGACCGTAGAAGCCGAGCGAAATGTAATATAT is a window encoding:
- a CDS encoding VWA domain-containing protein, which produces MTDNERTPYQNIGQGKLAENILHFARLLRSAGLPIGPGSVIDAIAAVNKIELSQRSDFYWCLNAVFVNRHDQMEVFNQAFHIFWRNPKFLERMLSLALPSADDAVDEAEAILPRLAEAFPDYHHLNEQLDAHESEKQFDSVMTWSQNEMLRELDFEKMTKAEMEEAKKIMKKLTLPL